Proteins encoded together in one Verrucomicrobiota bacterium window:
- a CDS encoding F0F1 ATP synthase subunit A, protein MKLRHLLIVFGFLAGGTALMAADDGVSPSAYVIGDVFGIPITNAMVTSWVISFFIIFIIRTLAGRMSLIPGKGQVVVETLVIGLRDLIEPIVGKKMVQPTFWLLGGLFTFVLITNWSGLLPGVGTIGDDTMKVQFYSAEQQDLFNSYAEGSEEQDEMIRNLRKEGRVKDHLNYFIRPANADLNMTFALAAVAMIAWLYFIFVYVGPRGVIKDIFGNKADKDEVPMPIYYLLTLIFIAVGFIEVISIMFRPVSLSFRLFGNMFGGENLLSSMHGIFAFLLPVPFYFLEMLIGFVQALVFTLLVAVYIGLICNHSDEEHEH, encoded by the coding sequence ATGAAATTGAGACACCTTCTCATCGTATTCGGTTTTCTTGCCGGTGGGACTGCCCTTATGGCAGCCGACGATGGCGTGTCACCCTCTGCCTACGTAATCGGTGACGTTTTCGGAATTCCGATTACTAATGCAATGGTCACGAGTTGGGTGATCTCGTTCTTCATCATCTTCATTATCCGCACGTTAGCGGGAAGGATGTCTCTCATTCCGGGAAAAGGTCAGGTGGTTGTTGAGACTTTGGTCATAGGTCTCAGGGACTTGATTGAACCGATTGTGGGTAAGAAAATGGTGCAGCCGACTTTTTGGCTTCTGGGTGGCCTGTTTACGTTTGTGCTGATTACGAATTGGAGCGGGTTGCTACCAGGGGTCGGCACGATCGGGGATGACACCATGAAGGTCCAGTTTTACTCGGCTGAGCAGCAGGATCTATTCAATAGTTACGCTGAAGGTTCTGAAGAGCAGGACGAAATGATTCGGAACCTTCGTAAAGAGGGTAGGGTAAAGGATCACCTCAACTACTTTATCCGCCCCGCGAACGCAGATTTGAACATGACCTTCGCACTTGCTGCTGTTGCGATGATAGCGTGGCTCTACTTCATTTTCGTGTACGTTGGTCCGAGAGGTGTGATTAAAGACATTTTTGGAAACAAGGCAGACAAGGATGAGGTTCCAATGCCGATTTACTATTTGCTGACTCTCATCTTCATCGCAGTTGGATTCATCGAGGTCATCTCGATTATGTTCCGCCCCGTTTCACTTTCGTTCCGCCTGTTTGGAAACATGTTTGGAGGTGAGAATCTGTTGTCCAGTATGCATGGGATTTTTGCCTTTTTACTGCCAGTGCCCTTCTACTTTCTGGAGATGCTGATCGGCTTCGTTCAAGCCCTAGTGTTTACCCTACTCGTGGCCGTTTACATCGGCCTGATTTGCAATCATAGCGATGAGGAACACGAACATTGA
- the atpA gene encoding F0F1 ATP synthase subunit alpha, with the protein MSSIVEQIEQEISRLGASTQQTNVGNVLSIADGVARISGLSKVMYNEMIEFPGGVFGIALNLEEDEVGAVILGDPANIREGDEVKTTGRLLSVPVGKALLGRVVDALGQPVDGKGETKAEDRFPVERIAPGIIPRRSVDQPLQTGIMAIDSMIPIGRGQRELIIGDRQTGKTTIAIDTIINQANINRVGLESGDPDFRPVYSIYVAVGQKNSNVARTIAVLEKAGALEFTTVVSAPAASNPANQYIAPFSGAAMGEYFMQNGMDSLIVYDDLSKHAVAYRQISLILKRPSGREAYPGDVFYLHSRLLERSARLGENYGNGSLTALPIIETQAGDVSAYIPTNVISITDGQVFLETDLFNQGVRPAISVGLSVSRVGSAAQIKAAKQVAGKVKLELAQYRELAAFAQFGSDLDAKTKGQLDRGARVVEVFKQPAFSPKPVEVQVSILWSVQNAYFDDIEVAKIQEATAALEEFLSNRKEALLTKIRSEAKLSDEITEELKGAVEEWKATFV; encoded by the coding sequence ATGAGCAGCATTGTTGAACAGATCGAACAGGAGATTTCCCGTCTTGGGGCTTCGACCCAGCAGACTAACGTAGGAAACGTCCTTTCCATTGCCGACGGGGTCGCCCGAATAAGCGGCCTCTCCAAGGTCATGTATAACGAGATGATCGAGTTTCCAGGTGGCGTGTTTGGCATCGCCTTGAATTTGGAAGAAGACGAGGTCGGAGCGGTGATTCTGGGAGATCCCGCAAACATCCGTGAAGGAGATGAAGTCAAAACGACTGGAAGACTTCTTTCAGTTCCCGTCGGGAAAGCACTTCTTGGGCGGGTTGTGGATGCACTTGGGCAGCCAGTTGACGGAAAGGGAGAAACCAAGGCGGAAGATCGTTTTCCCGTAGAGCGCATTGCCCCGGGAATCATTCCTCGTAGATCTGTGGATCAGCCGCTCCAGACTGGGATTATGGCCATTGATTCGATGATTCCGATCGGCCGTGGCCAACGTGAGTTGATCATTGGAGACCGCCAAACCGGAAAGACCACGATTGCGATCGATACGATCATCAATCAGGCGAACATCAACAGGGTTGGTTTGGAGTCTGGGGATCCTGATTTTCGTCCGGTTTACTCCATTTACGTAGCCGTGGGTCAAAAGAACTCAAACGTTGCCCGGACGATTGCTGTCTTGGAGAAGGCGGGCGCTCTTGAGTTCACTACGGTCGTATCAGCTCCAGCAGCTTCGAACCCGGCTAACCAATACATTGCCCCATTTTCCGGTGCGGCGATGGGTGAGTATTTCATGCAGAATGGAATGGATTCACTCATTGTGTATGATGACCTTTCCAAACACGCGGTAGCCTACCGGCAAATCTCTCTCATTCTAAAACGCCCTTCCGGTCGTGAAGCTTATCCGGGGGACGTTTTTTACCTGCATTCCCGCCTGCTTGAGCGGTCTGCCCGCCTTGGCGAGAATTATGGAAACGGGTCGTTGACCGCTCTGCCGATCATTGAGACTCAAGCGGGTGACGTCTCTGCCTACATTCCGACCAACGTGATTTCGATTACCGATGGTCAGGTTTTTCTAGAGACGGATTTGTTCAATCAAGGTGTGCGACCGGCGATCTCTGTGGGTCTCTCGGTTTCCCGCGTGGGCTCTGCCGCTCAAATCAAAGCAGCCAAGCAGGTTGCTGGTAAGGTGAAGCTTGAGCTGGCTCAATACCGTGAGTTGGCGGCGTTTGCTCAGTTTGGATCCGATCTGGATGCAAAGACGAAAGGTCAACTTGACCGTGGTGCCCGCGTAGTCGAAGTCTTCAAGCAACCGGCGTTTTCTCCGAAACCTGTCGAAGTCCAAGTGTCCATCCTCTGGTCGGTGCAGAACGCCTACTTTGATGATATTGAGGTGGCCAAGATCCAAGAGGCTACCGCTGCTCTGGAAGAGTTTCTGAGCAACCGAAAAGAAGCCCTTCTTACGAAGATTCGATCTGAAGCAAAACTCAGTGACGAAATTACGGAAGAGCTCAAAGGTGCCGTTGAAGAGTGGAAAGCCACATTTGTTTAG
- the atpF gene encoding F0F1 ATP synthase subunit B, which translates to MFTEFLTKITIAAAPAGEEIEGPVQTIVKHFGLDTGFFIGQTINFVVVVALLYFLAFRPILRTVSERQQKIEDGLRFSEEMKAKLADAEKSHEETLRKASLEAQEIMKEAKAQATALIDAKTEEARLKAEGIIKRGEESLAAERKKMIDEVRGEVSRLVVETTRQVLDEQLTDDQKQRFSDSAAEKLAVSFN; encoded by the coding sequence ATGTTCACCGAATTCCTGACTAAGATTACGATCGCGGCCGCTCCGGCAGGCGAAGAAATCGAGGGACCTGTCCAAACGATCGTAAAGCACTTCGGTTTGGACACGGGCTTCTTCATTGGGCAAACGATCAACTTCGTTGTTGTCGTGGCCCTCCTTTATTTCCTCGCATTCCGTCCGATCCTTCGGACGGTTTCCGAACGCCAACAGAAGATTGAAGATGGACTGCGGTTTTCTGAAGAAATGAAGGCAAAGCTTGCTGATGCTGAAAAGAGCCACGAGGAAACCCTTCGGAAGGCCTCTCTTGAGGCTCAGGAAATCATGAAGGAGGCTAAGGCGCAGGCAACAGCCCTGATTGATGCTAAAACTGAAGAAGCACGTCTGAAAGCCGAAGGGATTATCAAGAGAGGCGAAGAGTCCTTGGCTGCTGAGCGGAAAAAGATGATCGACGAGGTTCGCGGCGAAGTGTCTCGCCTTGTCGTAGAGACAACCCGTCAGGTGCTCGACGAGCAGCTGACAGATGATCAGAAGCAAAGATTTTCTGACAGTGCCGCCGAAAAGCTGGCAGTTTCGTTCAATTAA
- a CDS encoding ATP synthase F0 subunit C, producing MIDIIAEISGDIGAGLTAGLGCAAAALGVGLIGVKAVEAVGRNPGASAKILVQSIIGMALAEAVAFYSLFLYGG from the coding sequence ATGATCGATATAATTGCAGAAATCTCTGGTGACATCGGAGCAGGTTTGACCGCGGGTCTCGGCTGCGCTGCTGCCGCACTCGGTGTAGGACTCATTGGAGTCAAAGCCGTTGAAGCGGTCGGCCGCAATCCGGGTGCCTCCGCCAAAATCCTCGTTCAGAGTATTATTGGGATGGCGCTTGCAGAGGCGGTCGCCTTCTACTCGCTCTTCCTATACGGAGGTTAA
- a CDS encoding F0F1 ATP synthase subunit delta, producing MRKNPKARKIAARLLDYCRDEAGRLSAETTEGILASLREDPPSDYRDILRYLAFLAEREISSTTATVTVGASIGAESQELIRRSFSKEYGRELAVETSVDPSMIAGTKVQVGDDVFENSIPSRLAGLGNPSN from the coding sequence ATGCGAAAGAATCCGAAAGCCAGAAAGATTGCTGCCCGTCTTCTCGACTATTGCAGAGACGAGGCAGGTCGCCTATCTGCGGAGACGACTGAGGGAATTTTGGCATCCCTCCGCGAGGATCCACCCAGCGACTACCGCGATATTTTGCGTTACTTGGCTTTCCTGGCGGAACGGGAGATTTCCTCCACGACCGCTACGGTTACGGTAGGAGCATCGATTGGAGCAGAGTCTCAGGAACTGATCCGAAGGAGTTTTTCCAAAGAATACGGCCGTGAGCTCGCTGTCGAAACCAGTGTCGATCCCTCTATGATAGCGGGAACGAAGGTGCAGGTGGGTGACGACGTATTCGAAAATTCAATCCCTTCCCGATTGGCCGGTCTAGGCAACCCAAGCAACTAA
- the atpG gene encoding ATP synthase F1 subunit gamma, with the protein MANTRDIRNRIKSVKNTAQITRAMQLVAASKMKRAQAAALKGQEYSRNFLKILASLCDRMEDVKITHPYLENREVKRRGILLVTSDRGLCGPLNSNLFRKILAMEEEPPIRWFNIGRKGRQFLTRSRKELAADFTVSDTGNYSEVRPIVEAMDDQYRSGEIDTIEILFPRFVNTLTQEPRLDPVVPLASLRAFVDQHTAELGEITTDEREMIFEPDPKAVMDHILELFIKESVYQRVLNAKASEHSARMVAMKSATDNAKSLVDDLTLEYNKARQGAITQEILELSAATFFN; encoded by the coding sequence ATGGCCAACACCCGCGATATTCGCAATCGGATCAAGAGCGTCAAGAATACGGCTCAGATTACCCGGGCGATGCAGTTGGTGGCCGCTTCCAAGATGAAGCGTGCTCAGGCTGCGGCGCTCAAGGGGCAGGAGTACTCGCGGAACTTTCTCAAGATACTCGCCAGCCTTTGCGATCGAATGGAGGACGTTAAGATCACGCACCCTTACCTCGAGAATCGCGAGGTAAAGCGAAGAGGTATCCTTTTAGTGACTTCCGACCGTGGTCTCTGCGGCCCATTGAATTCCAATCTTTTCCGCAAAATCCTAGCCATGGAGGAAGAGCCTCCCATCCGCTGGTTCAACATTGGAAGAAAGGGACGGCAGTTTTTGACCCGCTCAAGAAAAGAGCTGGCCGCTGACTTCACGGTAAGCGATACCGGAAACTACTCCGAGGTTCGCCCGATCGTGGAAGCGATGGACGATCAGTATCGAAGTGGAGAAATTGATACGATCGAAATCCTGTTTCCCAGATTCGTGAATACACTGACTCAGGAGCCTCGGCTCGACCCTGTCGTTCCACTAGCCAGTCTTCGGGCTTTCGTAGATCAGCACACCGCGGAGCTTGGTGAGATTACCACGGATGAACGAGAAATGATCTTTGAGCCGGATCCGAAAGCCGTCATGGATCACATCCTTGAGCTTTTCATTAAGGAATCCGTTTATCAGCGAGTCCTAAACGCGAAGGCCTCCGAACACAGTGCGCGGATGGTCGCTATGAAGTCTGCAACGGACAACGCCAAGAGTCTGGTGGATGACCTTACACTTGAATACAACAAGGCGCGCCAAGGTGCCATTACTCAGGAGATTCTCGAACTCTCCGCAGCAACTTTTTTTAATTAA